The following proteins come from a genomic window of Daphnia carinata strain CSIRO-1 chromosome 8, CSIRO_AGI_Dcar_HiC_V3, whole genome shotgun sequence:
- the LOC130704253 gene encoding histone-lysine N-methyltransferase, H3 lysine-79 specific-like translates to MALELRLHSPVGFEPDVYKWPLTPGHKGGKTDVAIELVETIRWVCVDFPEVAINHNILSNYDTNSYESMSKLVEEYNRAIDTNCQQQKIAVRPSKRLNYRPSRGLLRHILQQVYNKAVANPEKLNHYVPFSSEVYGETSYDLICQLIDNINMTEDDIFIDLGSGVGQIVLQVAASTSCKMVWGIERSEWPSRFAKNMDFHFRRLMRWWGKSYGEYQLIKGDFLDQRHSEKIYSSTVVFVNNFAFGPDLDHQLKERFADLRDGTRIISSKAFCRLNVKISARNLSDIGTIIHVSELPFLRGSVSWTGKPVSYYLHIIDRTRLELYYNQLNDKQPTKSKINEENGLPRVGRSKKNNRALQCDKSSHNSNIKSLPSPVDNVIDGVTGPMTCIQATLSGRSTKQKPFQFGRQNHVEQGTGGSCRKPPNRVMKWKSDGRSRRKHSSSDFTLTGTELHSANTSESQKTSLGQRCIHQQLPSNTAASSIFLQDKIPPTQLPGDPTNIPRGLQVYLDKVCNQMMSAMAQFKDHANHTAIMREIEIERDRKIILNLQASLLEKEIAHLAENEKKLRLLQEVAYRDRNLTHFSGDVTGISIVNQESALKKISIVTHQRKNINRQVSKLMPEAIVLMGTTCLALETQQSPSSQSARQRLGRLEAADLRKNPVWLNLPVIEKGKGNLSETLTKKILQPKGPLKEDKTLTLSKRDSTISDALENRLRKLATHLLCDQTNQADGQYRNGFSFSSICQ, encoded by the exons ATGGCATTGGAGTTAAGATTACATAGCCCTGTTGGTTTTGAGCCTGATGTCTACAAGTGGCCTTTAACACCTGGACACAAAGGG GGCAAAACTGATGTGGCCATAGAGCTGGTTGAAACTATAAG GTGGGTCTGTGTAGATTTCCCAGAAGTTGCTATAAACCATAACATACTTAGCAATTACGATACAAACAG TTATGAAAGTATGAGTAAACTAGTGGAAGAGTATAATCGAGCCATTGACACCAACTGTCAACAA CAGAAAATTGCCGTACGCCCATCGAAACGGTTAAATTACCGGCCTTCGCGAGGTCTTCTACGTCACATTCTACAACAGGTCTACAACAAAGCCGTGGCAAATCCCGAAAAACTTAATCATTATGTACCATTTTCTTCCGAG GTATATGGTGAGACGTCTTACGATCTGATCTGTCAGTTGATCGATAATATAAACATGACGGAGGACGATATCTTCATTGACCTCGGTTCTGGAGTGGGTCAAATAGTTCTTCAAGTTGCTGCATCCACTTCTTGTAAAATGGTCTGGGGTATTGAGAGATCTGAATGGCCTAGTCGTTTTGCAAAG AACATGGATTTCCACTTCAGACGGTTGATGCGTTGGTGGGGAAAGTCCTATGGAGAATACCAGCTGATAAAAGGGGATTTTTTAGACCAACGTCATAGTGAAAAAATTTATTCGTCTACGGTCGTTTTTGTAAATAACTTTGCGTTCGGTCCCGATCTCGACCACCAGTTAAAAG AACGATTTGCTGATCTCAGGGACGGTACTCGTATCATCTCATCTAAAGCATTTTGTCGCctcaatgtgaaaataagcGCTCGCAATTTGAGTG ATATAGGTACGATTATTCATGTGTCTGAGTTGCCCTTTCTCCGAGGCTCAGTTTCTTGGACTGGGAAACCTGTATCCTACTATCTTCACATTATTGATCGAACCAGA ttggAACTCTATTATAACCAGTTAAACGATAAACAaccaacaaaatcaaaaattaat GAAGAAAATGGATTGCCACGGGTTGGccgtagcaaaaaaaataatcgggCGTTACAATGCGATAAATCGTCCCACAATTCAAACATAAAGTCACTTCCATCACCCGTAGACAATGTGATAGACGGTGTCACCGGGCCGATGACGTGTATTCAAGCAACTTTATCTGGAAGATCGACCAAACAGAAACCATTTCAGTTCGGCCGACAGAATCACGTAGAGCAAG GAACAGGTGGTTCATGTCGTAAACCCCCTAACCGAGTCATGAAATGGAAAAGCGATGGACGTAGCAGAAGAAAACATTCCTCTTCCGATTTCACTTTGACTGGCACAGAATTACATAGCGCAAATACTTCTGAATCCCAAAAGACCTCGCTTGGACAAAGATGTATCCATCAACAGTTACCGTCCAATACTGCAGCATCTTCTATCTTTCTTCAGGATAAAATTCCACCCACACAATTGCCTGGCGACCCAACCAACATTCCGCGCGGActtcaa GTATATCTGGACAAAGTTTGCAATCAAATGATGTCGGCAATGGCGCAGTTCAAAGATCATGCAAACCATACAGCCATCATGCGTGAAATAGAAATCGAACGCGATCGAAAAATCATACTGAATTTACAAGCTTCTCTATTAGAAAAAGAG ATTGCACATTTGGcggaaaatgagaaaaaactTCGACTACTGCAAGAAGTGGCATACCGGGATAGAAATTTAACTCATTTCAGTGGG GATGTCACCGGCATTTCTATTGTCAATCAGGAATCAGCCCTGAAAAAGATATCTATTGTCACGCACCAGCGCAAGAACATAAACCGACAAGTTAGCAAGTTGATGCCGGAAGCTATCGTTTTGATGGGGACTACCTGCCTTG CATTGGAAACGCAACAGTCACCAAGCTCTCAATCTGCGCGACAGCGACTAGGTAGGCTAGAGGCAGCAGATCTTCGTAAAAATCCAGTATGGTTAAACTTACCAGTGATCGAAAAGGGCAAAGGAAATCTTTCTGAGACACTAACAAAGAAGATACTTCAGCCGAAAGGGCCTCTAAAAGAGGATAAGACTTTGACACTGTCCAAACGAGATAGTACTATCAGTGATGCTCTCGAGAATCGCCTACGAAAACTCGCCACTCATTTATTGTGTGATCAGACTAATCAGGCTGACGGTCAGTACAGAaatggattttcattttcaagtaTTTGCCAATAG